The Camelina sativa cultivar DH55 chromosome 14, Cs, whole genome shotgun sequence genome includes a window with the following:
- the LOC104741361 gene encoding phosphatidylinositol 4-kinase gamma 4, with the protein MDEEEEVFPSLSQLPSQVGAHLKKMYDCLKEATLQGVLPPFKRYKHIYQVLDTDGNLRCLFKADQEECCRKEACVYLLDHPENGHRSLSQDIYGFSGVRPTLFVRRLKIGTKTISGVLVEFVEPTGEIVDYPPPVVPMDEIQKVAIADLRFGNIDRSPDNLLLAENNSIVPIDHEMIFGIDYNLSNPCWLSWLLNNEEPFSERCANYVQQLDADKDLQFLSACGWEPGLDFIEKFKVFCIFLRLAVSQGLTVLHIGTMASFKCEEPKFNLKYMVDGVTRDDKFFESVESHLKELLREYYESI; encoded by the coding sequence atggatgaggaggaggaggtgttTCCGAGTCTCTCTCAGCTTCCAAGTCAGGTGGGTGCTCATCTCAAAAAGATGTATGATTGTTTGAAAGAAGCCACTCTTCAAGGTGTTCTGCCTCCATTCAAAAGATATAAGCACATCTATCAAGTTTTAGACACAGACGGTAATCTGAGGTGTCTATTCAAAGCTGATCAAGAAGAATGCTGTAGAAAGGAAGCTTGTGTCTACCTGCTGGATCATCCCGAGAATGGTCACCGATCCTTGTCTCAAGACATATATGGCTTCTCTGGAGTGCGGCCAACACTATTTGTACGACGGTTGAAGATAGGAACCAAAACAATCAGTGGAGTGTTGGTTGAATTTGTAGAGCCCACGGgtgaaattgttgattatcctCCTCCTGTTGTGCCAATGGACGAGATTCAGAAGGTTGCGATAGCAGACTTGAGATTCGGGAATATAGATAGGAGTCCAGATAATCTTCTCCTTGCGGAAAACAACTCGATTGTCCCAATTGACCATGAGATGATTTTTGGCATTGATTACAATCTTTCCAACCCGTGTTGGCTAAGTTGGTTGCTGAATAATGAAGAGCCATTCTCTGAGCGTTGTGCCAACTATGTGCAGCAACTAGACGCTGATAAGGATCTCCAGTTTCTTAGTGCATGTGGATGGGAGCCTGGGCTGGATTTCATCGAGAAATTCAAGGTCTTCTGCATATTTTTGAGGCTCGCTGTTTCTCAGGGATTGACTGTTTTACACATTGGTACTATGGCTTCTTTTAAATGTGAAGAACCCAAATTCAATTTGAAATACATGGTTGATGGAGTTACAAGGGATGACAAGTTTTTCGAAAGTGTAGAGAGCCATTTGAAAGAGCTCCTGAGGGAATATTACGAGAGTATTTGA
- the LOC104743559 gene encoding F-box protein At5g25290 → MDRPTPKRRLSSPDRESAKALRSSLILQPKGGSPLLMLSQEKADGCRVYNPADDTVYETKSDLSGYRFVASSGKWFLVIDSRLKLYIIDVFGEEERIDLPGLEKFRGYFEIEREGEDKIRHVLIGTSSRTDPSTAEDVRGRLWVEDKKGGDYVVLWHFEMSNYIAFCKKGDDHYREISTRDGVLRXTYD, encoded by the coding sequence ATGGACAGACCTACGCCGAAACGACGGTTGAGTAGTCCGGATCGTGAGTCTGCAAAGGCCCTGCGTTCGAGTTTGATTCTGCAGCCAAAAGGCGGATCTCCGTTGCTGATGCTGTCTCAAGAAAAGGCGGATGGTTGTCGTGTGTACAACCCAGCCGATGATACGGTTTACGAGACGAAGAGTGACCTTTCAGGGTATCGATTCGTGGCAAGCTCCGGTAAGTGGTTTCTGGTGATAGATTCTCGATTGAAACTCTATATTATAGATGTGTTTGGCGAGGAGGAGAGGATCGATCTTCCTGGACTAGAAAAATTCAGGGGTTATTTTGAGATTGAGCGAGAAGGAGAAGATAAAATCAGACATGTATTGATCGGTACTTCATCTCGAACGGATCCTTCTACTGCCGAAGATGTGAGAGGTCGTTTGTGGGTCGAGGACAAGAAAGGAGGAGACTACGTTGTCTTGTGGCATTTCGAAATGAGCAATTACATAGCGTTTTGCAAGAAAGGGGATGATCATTACCGCGAGATTTCAACACGGGACGGTGTTCTCAGGNACACCTATGATTGA